The nucleotide sequence attttaaaactctcttttaaatcatttacaaaaaaggaaagttttatcaaaaattaaaatcttccttttaactataaataaggaaagatatcaaacttttttcttaatcttttgtagaaagctataaaaggaaagatttaaattttaaaactctcttttaaaaccatgaggatgattacaaaaaaaaaagttttatcaaaaattaaaatcttctttttaactacaaataaggaaagatatcaaacatttctcttaatcttttgtagaaagctataaaaggaaagatttaaattttaaactctcttttaaaaccatggcttccacataaggaaagattttaaaaattaaaatcccttttaatttaattgtggccggccacctaagcttgggttcaagctagggccgcccacctacttgacccatctaaccttggtttggccggccctagcttgaactctaAGCTAAGCTTGGccaaccaccttaaggtgggtaagaaggtgggtatgggtgggtataacactttataattaagagactacgacagggaccgagaggaggaattgattttagtctcccgatgaagttgagcttcccgtgttcgctctgaacacccaactcgagttcatcaataataattcatactactaaagagttattattgaactaccgcaccaatcccatattactatatggactgcttcttatcatgagtgtattaatctccctgtgtttaagatatataatgttcactaattaaatgagttactaacaactcacttaattaatatctagctccaagagtagtaccactcaaccttattgtcatgtcggactaagtccacctgcagggtttacatgacaatccttatgagctcctcttggggacatcatcaacctagattactaggacacaatttcattctataatcaacaatacaccatataaatgatatcatttcccaacttatcgggcctattgatttactgaactaaattgataaactaaatcgcaccctttgataaattaaagaaatgaatattgagtatatgtgcttgttattatatcatgattaagagcacactgttccataataacaaaggtcttgttcttttatgtagtcagtataaaaagaatttaccttaaatggtcttactcaatacactcagagtgtactagtgtgattttatagtcaagataaactaatatcaaaatatactacgactattccaatggtttgttcctatccatcttagtcgtgagctactgtttataatttataaggaactgataacatgaacttctgtgtgtgacaccacacaccatgttatctacaatataaattaattaaacaactacacttagcatataaatgtagacatttgaccaatgtgattctttatttcaaaataaatgtttacaaaaagctaggcttttagtatacactctaataaaactttagttgatatcaaactttattggtACAAAATGCCCCTGTAAACAATTTGGTTCATTAACTTTattggtataggactaaagaggtcataacaactgtatatgatcgtaacaaaccccaacagtaatcacaataccaatatcattaatgacatagatcaagatgtggatgtgtagagtggaaattacatgaaatgtgatcaatacatgtcaatttTTAACTGGTTCTAAAATAACCTCAAAAGATGTCAGATCAtatttacaaaataatttatactaaactgcaatagcaaatcatgatctaaactgtatgattccaaaaggaatctatatcatatttacaaacaccaaatgttaaacaacagtagtaaatgatgatatcatagtcagagtgtcaaacaaacatataaattcccatcaatatttttaactttaagtacgtacaataatcaaaacaaaatgtttgtctttattatcaaatatagagcaataaaaCAAATGCAGACTCCCACTAGATGAGTccttcttccataagaaggactctcatatccacaacatgcgcatgaaacaccttagacaccaagcctttggtgagtgaatcgaccaacatggaatctgtgctgatgtgctctaccataatctgacaactctgaactctttctttagcCGCTAGAAATTTGATGTCAATGTGCTTGGACTTCGATGAACTgcggttgttcttggcataaagttctgtGACTTTGTTATCACAGTAGATCCTTAGTGGCTTGTCAATATCATCAACAATCTGTAATGTTGTGATGAAGTTTCACAGTCAAATCCcatgattggatgcttcgtagcatgctactaactctgcctccatagtagaagtggttACTAACGTCTGTTTGACGCTCctccaagatatagcccctccaaTAAACATAAAGATATAGTCTGAAATAGATTTtctgctatccaagcatccagcaaaaATTTGGAACACTCTTCTACTCAAGCAGATTGAAAGAATTTGGAAGTGAGACTCTTCTACTCAAGCAGATTGAAAGAATTTGGAACACTCTTGTTGAGGAGGCTAGGTTGGAAAGTTCAGTAAGAATTCTACTTTCAAGTTGGAGTATAGGTGTTGTGTTGGAAACGAAGAAAGCTTATCAGTTCCTTAGATAGAAAGACCTAGTTAGCCATGTATGACGTATATTTGGAGTTCTTGTTCTCCTCTAAAATACTCATTTTATTACATGGCTCGGAGAAAAGAACAAGTTGCTAACCAAATACCAACTTTTGTATCTAGAAATTGATGGTCAATGTGACTAATGCAACAATGAATTGGAGATGTTGGATCACCTATTCTTTGGATGCTAGTAACATATCAAGTAGTGGATCGGTGTTACTCTATCATGATGATGCCGAAGAGTAAGGGCAGCTTCACTAAGTGTCAAGGGGGAAAGGGATAGTTTGATACGAAATAATAAAGTACTATAGTATTATAGTAATAGCATCCCTCCATTAATCTACAATCGAATGTCAGAATCAAAAGGAATTATTTTTCTTCATAGATGCTCTTTGTCGGTagtttttatcaattaatttttattatgtggcagttttatatatatatatatatgtgcccTTTTGATAAAATTTCTGAATGTGTCCCTATCGAAGAGGGCTAACAAATGGATGCATAAAGAAATAAGAGGAACCTCTCGGTGCAACTGAGAAAGAAGAATTTCTTTGGCATACATCATGTATCAACTTTAAAAGGTTTAGAACAAGAGAGTTTTTGAGGTCACATTGTCCCAAGGTCTAGTATAATTTATAAGATTAAAACTCAAACATATAAGATTgtatttattatatattctaaTTGTTCCTGTCCGAGATCGTGGATTGCTAAATCACCAGAAAGCAACGATTGGGGAGAGAACTCCCAATTTTTAAACCGTAGGAAAGAAGATATTGAGATGCTAATGTGTACCTACCTATGCCTATGGAAGCGGGCTCCCTTTTATACTTGCTCCTAGTAAAGAGGTATGAAACCCACATTCAGGTCATGAAACTTCCATGTAGGTCCATGTGTCCTCAATCACTCCACATCTTTTTCTTATTAGAGTATTCACATTCACACTGATGGGGGAGCTTTACATTCAGATCGAGCAACTACTAGTTGTTGGAGTAATCTAGGGAtcctagattttgatgtttggataaaagtttaagttagatttattattgtatttgatatgcattgtgagtgtgcatcatacgagtacaacaaggaaagtccaagtgtgatcttagcaaaggaggaaagtccaaggataagtcttggcggtgtaagtccaaacatgtagtcttgacaacgtaagtccaagtgtgacttggcaatggatgaagtcccagaggagcaatctcttggcaaaggaagacctgacaacaatgacaagaccgatggaagctccagaaggcaagacataaaggatggggaggcatccgagggacgcaaggatgATGGAAGAGGCTacaaggctaggtctaggttggtcgagcgaggacgagtgctgagtgaatgtactcgatggttaaatcctaggattagggtttcaCTGTAGCGTACGGTATAGCATTACTGTAGTGtttctgtagcagtcgactgatgttttcatcagtcgactggtagccgaccgttggcttgtaacagttgaatttcacttaggaccaattgactggtggttgtaccagtcaactggtggcaAAAAAAATAGtaagtgttttcctctcgagctctatttaatagagctcgggatgCTTGGcaaaggttgacgaaattagtggtggttaaccctaattagagtctccaagtgcccaagtgatctagtgtgtttgtacgaggttgtggcgaggtttctccacccataaggagctacgtgagctagctggAAGTTCtctggggaatcatccaccgacggatcgggattgtTCACCTTATGGATAACCGTAGAGTAGGacctttatctccgaaccacgttaaatcagcGTGTTAAGTTTcttttctattgttagtatttatttttatattttgctgtgcatactaaccattgtaggaagcgatgTTTTGGATGAGACGTtgttcaccccctccccctctaatggacatcaaggtcccaacactagTGTTGGTTTGCTGACCTCTTTTCTCCTCGTAAATTGGCTTCTTCcacttttgttttttaattttacattatgaaaagaaaataattttaatcgaaCTAGATTCACTCCCCCCCATCCGGCTTTCATGATCCAACATTTCATATCCTAAAAtccaaataaaagaaagaaatgttAACATATAGAACATAATTTCTATCAtgtaaagaaagataataaattataaaaaataaataaaaattattaatagacACACAATCCAAAAAAATTTAAACGgactcaaaatttttttaaaaatataaagcataaaaattactaaaaaaaaacttaaaataccaaacataccttaaatacgaaaaaataaaaattatcaaaaattataataattttgtttGAATCTTCCTGCATCACTTTATCTTCAAGTTTTACAAACTTATCCTTGGTATCCACACATATGATGACTTAACTATTCTCCATGTACCACATGCAAGCTATTATCACCCTTCTCGTCTTCTTTAATTTGTAGTAATAAAGTTGTctctttgatttttttaattataattaacaaGATTAGCCTTTTGTTTAATACCATTAGTAGCTAGCACTATAACATCCCCAATCGTAATGACCCATTTTATTACTTAGTATAACATTCAACTTTTAGACTTGTCATCCCTTCttcaatttaaaattcaataattattttttccttttccactTGTCCTTCAATAGTCTCTAGGTGATAGTTGGTTTCTTTCTTCACTATTAGGGTTGCTTATATTGCTCCTATGCGATCCAATTTGGCTATGTCCACATCCTCTTTCTTGTCCACGTCCTCTTCCTCATCCACGTCTTCTAAAATAGTTGTTTTCTCTTCCATCATTCTTCAACGTAGTATTCTGATGACTCTTTGTCTTATGttgatcttttcttcttgggctTGTAGTAAACCCTCTAATTCTTCAACGGTCTTTgagtctatattttttttatttcttcaatAACACACACAGTATAATCAAATTTAGAAGTCAAAGAACCAAGAACTTTTCCACTATAGGCACATCTTCTATCTTCTCTCCATATTTCTTTTGTTGATTCATAATTACTTTCACCGGTAAATAATAATTAATGCGAGATGAAGCGAATCTAAATTATCTATTGCGTCGTGATGATTGGTACTCCAAATCTCTGGGAAAGAAGGTAGAATATATGTTTCTCAGTTACCTGCAGTGATATCAATGGCAAACAAAACATTTGCAGCTTGGGATGGCGAGCGCAATGGAAACACTATGCGGTCAAGCCTATGGAGCCAAGCGACTCCCCATGCTCGGCGTGTACCTGCAGCGCTCATGGCTCATCCTCTCCCTCTgcgccctcctcctcctccccatGTACGCCTTCGCCGCCCCATTCCTAGTCCTCATCGGCCAGCCGACCGACCTGGCCACCGGGGCCGGCCGCCTCTCCCTACTCTTCATACCCGTCCACTTTTCTTTCGCGTTGTTGCTGCCGCAGCAACGCTTCCTCCAGTGCCAAGGCAAGAACCTGGTCAACGCCGCCATTTCAGTGGCCGCgctcctcctccacctcctcctcacTTGGCTCTTCGTCACCGTACTTCAGCTCGGCCTCGACGGCGCCGCCATCGCCCTCAACGTCTCCTGGTGGCTCACCACGCTTGGCCAATTCTGCTACATCGTCGGTGGGGGTTGCCCACTCTCTTGGGAGGGCTTCACCAAGGAAGCTTTCTTTGGCCTCCCGGATTTCCTCAAGCTCTCCGCTTCCTCCGGCGTCATGCTATGGTCCACTCAATCGCCACAACAACCCACTAACTGTATTATCGACGAcgatcatttatttatttatttattttgcaagCAGTTTGGAGAACTGGTACTACAAAATACTTGTTCTGCTCGCTGGTTACATGAAGAATGCGAAGATTGCAGTGGACGCCCTTTCCATTTGGTGAGCTACAGCTGCTCTCCCACCAACTCGTTCCGTTATTGTTTTCGATTCGAGTTGCAAAATGACTATCTTCCTTCTGCAATGAATTAATAGCATGAACCTCAACAGCTGGGAGATAATGATCCCCATGGCATTCTTTGCAGGAACTGGGTACCTACCGATCGACTATCTAAATCTGATTAATTAATACATTAATTATTTTTACATATTGACTTCGCTCTTCTTACGGAGCTAGCGCAGAGTGAGGGTTGCTACTGAGCTCGGTGCCGGCAATGGCAAGGGAGCGAGGTTTGCGGCCGCCGTGTCAGTGGCGACGTCGACAGTAATCGGTCTCTTCTTTTGGTTACTAATCATGATATTCCATGACAAGTACGCCTATATCTTCACGTCCAGCGAGGAAATCGCCAAGGCAGTCGACAGAATCAGCATTCTGCTCGCCTTCACTGTGCTCCTCAATAGCGTCCAACCAATTCTTTCTGGTAAAATCTAATCCAGTattaattatatatgtatatataaatcTAAAGAAATGTAAAATTCTTGATGGTAGGAGTTGCCGTGGGATCAGGATGGCAGGCACTGGTAGCTTATGTGAATATCGGGAGTTACTACATCATTGGCGTCCCTCTTGGAATTCTCTTGGGATGGATCACGAACCTAGGAATTTGGGTACCATTCATTAATTTTGGTGTAATTGTACTGATTTTTCCATTTATTACCCTGATTAAACATAATGGCCAAGCTGAATTTGCCACATTTGTGTCGACTAAATCAGGGTTTATGGGCTGGAATGATAGGTGGAACGGCAGTTCAGACATTTATCCTAGTTTTGAAGACTGTGAGATGTGATTGGGACAAAGAGGTAGGTTTATATGTATTCCAATCTTTTGTATTAATCAAATTTCAACCAGTGTATATTGTTGCTTACAAAGTTTATATATGCGATCTGTATTTCTTACATGGTAGGCTTCAAACGCTAATGTGCGAATACAAAAGTGGGCTAAACCAGCTGGAAGTGAAGTTCGATGATTGAAAATGGTGACTGAGAGttgcaacaattttttttttgttaacctgTACTTGGAATTTGTTTCAGCAAGTGTACAACACTCTTAACAGTGAACAACTTATAGTTAGTAAATTTGACATGCTTTCTCAAATTTTTCCATatctttaaaacattttaaatctaTCATAATTTTTAGAGTATATTGATGGGTCCAAAAAAAATGGCAATTCGCTGGAGGTTGATTGAATCTGCATGGATTAACACTTAtcaaacactacaagaaaatgacTATTTTATGATTGAATATTCAGTAGCTAAatacattcatctttaatttttgttgttgttaatttttaatGACATAGATAGATCTCTAAATTAgtgattattatattaaatttaatcACCAAATTAGCAATCGAATTTTAAATCAGTTACTATTTAATCAGTTGCTATTTTAGCAAGACTTTAATCTAGCTAATACATATTATGTCATGCCCCGAGATCTAGGCGTACCGACACCAGCGTTACTCGCGAATATCAATACTTGAAAACAACaagttgttggtgcaagttgcaccagaatcaaacctaagttttgatgttgtcaaaggttcgagttaagtcttgttgtgatctaacaagttgactgagtgtgcaggctgtttactcaatcggaaagacctagttgaaggctaggcaggagaaatcttagcagatcgtggaacccaagtgcaagtccaagtgggtcgaggggacccgacgcttggcggtgcgatcgagaggtttggaggactgaagatcaaggaaaagtcctggcgagccgatcaaagctaagcgaaaagtccaaactagatctggaggatctaagtttggtagGTAGATTGatgtaaacaactggaggagcgacagtgaggtcgggttcccgaagggaacaactttaggtcgctaatccaactgaagaaaccgggaaggtttcaaaattgagatcaagacaattctactgtcttttatattactcatgcattataatattactgtgctaacatctgttttgcaggattctTTTCTGTgtaacactgttttgtaggtccggatggatcggtcgactgaaccggaagatcggtcgactgaaccggaggatcggtcgaccgaaccatgatgactcagcacaggccagttcatcagcatcgatcagaagaaaaaggaaatagagctgatcggtcgaccgaacccggggatcggtcgaccgaacccggggatcggtcaaccgaacaaatcaacattaatggagcattaaatgTGGATCTCGGCtgatttcgacgaacagggaaggagcctgttcgatcgatcgaaaatttagattggtcgaccgaacccttaatgagaaATTAATGCTAGAGATCGACCCAACGTCATACTCCAGCCAAGATGGAAGAgagctggttcggtcaaccgaacatagggatcgatcgaccgaacgtccaTTACACCTATAAAAAGAGGCTCGAGGTGTGAGGCTTAAAAACACTTTCTGATCGACTGAAGTTCTCTTCTACAAGCTgctcgtgctacaagtcttcatcagctCTGCAAGTCACTCCGTTCGATAGTGTCGACCAAAGCTTCAACTCcattacttgtcggtatattttattagcttacattgtaattaacttaagcaagatagtaggttgttactatcttgctcattttgtacgttctgcttctttccgaggatttcggaaaaaagggttatagtggattgcccataggtgcgatcaaggattgcgggccttcgagtaggagtcgacctagactccgaaAGAAGTAAACAATCTTGTCTTTCGTTTTACTTTCCCCTGTGCACGACTCTGCTTTCAAAGAAAAAGTGAAGTTTTAAAaaggcgcgatattcacccccctcctctatcgcacccattcgatcttacaattggtattagagtctcgtaagctctgaaataacttaaccgtttttcaaagcatttttttaaaaactttttcttttcttttagaatatttttttcttcttatctcTATTTTTCaaacactactaatcccaagacgaaagtcttggaaacattttttaaatttctttgttgcaaggatgtcgaactcgtATCAAAAAGGTTACAGTACTGTCTcgcctccactattcaaaggagaaaatttcagttattggaagaataggatggagtgtcACTTGAAGTCTGATATCAAGTCAAACTCTGACTcgacaaatgaagaagaactcGTCAACATGGTCCGGAGACTTCTGACGAAGAAAAATTTAGAAGAAATGCCAAAAAGATACCTATCAACTAGATGtcaaacaaatcagaaatgatttgttacggatgcaataaaaaggggcatttcaaaaatgaatgctcAAATCGGAAGGAAGAAAGGCCTAAATCAACAAGACGAAAGAAAGCCCTCCAAGCAACATGGAACGATACCTCTTCCGATGAATCTGACACGGAGCAAACAAAGCATtcaagccatcttgcatttatggcaagaaatgaagattccgactccgagttcgatgaagagtacgagtccgagatcgacatcgagtccgaTAGAAGCCacggatcggaagatccaaatatggtaacgatttattctaagtctaattcgcctaaagtagttaaatgcttgtttaaaaaattgtcaaaatttgaaaaacaaaataacttgttacttgaggaaatagaccaccttaagcagcaAGTCaacttgagtaactcgactaaccaagttcaaatcggaacttcaactcaagttgaaaaacttgaggaagaaaattccgacttgaaaggtcaagtcgagcgactcaagaaaatgttggaaaagttcgaTTTGGGGTCCAAGTGTCTAAacatggtacttggatcacaatgagtcgtgtacaacaaatctggacttggttacaatcctaaacaaacaaacaaatcatacttgtcattaattagtcaaaatgttagaagttaAGTCCaaacatgggttcaaacaaaacatttaaccgaaccaattaaaccaaacatATACTTAATCCTTAAGAGTCAAATTcgttacttagatagaccttatctaaactataactcagggggagcaactagaaagacaattcaaccaacatgattaatcaaactcatacacttaggattagatttactttctgcttagaatggttagattaAAAAAAGGTTTtatcaaaccctacaacatagcatcggaatggattgggatgatagtacgtcaaggaaactttgtcgaaggcatgtctaggctgaatcttgtgtattctacctggtgcactagacttagtagaTCTGACCGAagttaccccagtcaaacatgggctagctagaccaaaatttagtattaagttttttgagcgagaacagtttggaaagtcttcagcaagtggtccaccgttgatacacaagaagatcatatgtctcgccactgaactgaaaacttatccgtaggaagcctgcttgattaacccaaaactaagtttgaatctaacatgggttcaataacctttttcaataattcaattaattaaaattatttttttaaaaaaacttaattaattttttttttttaaaaaaaattaaacttaattaaaaattattttaaacttaattaaaaattattttaaacttaaaactttaaaaaaattattttaaaacttaaaaaattattttaaacttaattaaaaattatcttaaacttaaaaaattaatttaaaacttaattaaaaattttattttaaacttaaacttaaaacttaatttaaacttaaaacttaaaaaattattttaaaacttaattaaaaattttattttaaacttaaacttaaaaattattttaaacttaattaaaattatcttaaacttaaaaaattattttaaaacttaattaaaaattttattttaaacttaaaacttaaaaaacttaaaaaattatttaaaacttattaaaaattatcttaaacttaaaaaattattttaaacttaaaactttaaaatttattttaaatttattttaaacttaaaaaattattttaaacttaaaacttaaaaaattattttatacttaattaaaaattattttaagattaaaaattattttaaacttaaaaaattattttaaaattaaaacttaaaaaattattttaaccttaattaaaaattattttaaacttaaaaattattttaaaatttaattaaaattatttaaaattaaaaattattttaaaattaattaaaaattatcttaaacttaaaaaattattttaaacttaattaaaaattatcttaaacttaaataattattttaaaatttaattagaaattattttaaacttaaaaaattattttaaaatttaattaaaaaattattttaaacttaaaaattaaaaaattattttaaaattaaa is from Zingiber officinale cultivar Zhangliang chromosome 7B, Zo_v1.1, whole genome shotgun sequence and encodes:
- the LOC122006239 gene encoding protein DETOXIFICATION 27-like isoform X1; this translates as MEEGSEMSSVALLSSFAADEAVAAFGIAGRAWEESKKLWTIVGPAMVTRLAMNAMIVVTQAFVGHLGDLQLASMTIATTVIVGFNFGLLLGMASAMETLCGQAYGAKRLPMLGVYLQRSWLILSLCALLLLPMYAFAAPFLVLIGQPTDLATGAGRLSLLFIPVHFSFALLLPQQRFLQCQGKNLVNAAISVAALLLHLLLTWLFVTVLQLGLDGAAIALNVSWWLTTLGQFCYIVGGGCPLSWEGFTKEAFFGLPDFLKLSASSGVMLCLENWYYKILVLLAGYMKNAKIAVDALSICMNLNSWEIMIPMAFFAGTGVRVATELGAGNGKGARFAAAVSVATSTVIGLFFWLLIMIFHDKYAYIFTSSEEIAKAVDRISILLAFTVLLNSVQPILSGVAVGSGWQALVAYVNIGSYYIIGVPLGILLGWITNLGIWGLWAGMIGGTAVQTFILVLKTVRCDWDKEASNANVRIQKWAKPAGSEVR
- the LOC122006239 gene encoding uncharacterized protein LOC122006239 isoform X2, translating into MGGIEEAMDDRWAGDGHSSRHERYDRGDAGLRRPPRRPPARFHDHRHHSHRRLQLRPPAWDGERNGNTMRSSLWSQATPHARRVPAALMAHPLPLRPPPPPHVRLRRPIPSPHRPADRPGHRGRPPLPTLHTRPLFFRVVAAAATLPPVPRQEPGQRRHFSGRAPPPPPPHLALRHRTSARPRRRRHRPQRLLVAHHAWPILLHRRWGLPTLLGGLHQGSFLWPPGFPQALRFLRRHAMFGELVLQNTCSARWLHEECEDCSGRPFHLHEPQQLGDNDPHGILCRNWRRVRVATELGAGNGKGARFAAAVSVATSTVIGLFFWLLIMIFHDKYAYIFTSSEEIAKAVDRISILLAFTVLLNSVQPILSGVAVGSGWQALVAYVNIGSYYIIGVPLGILLGWITNLGIWGLWAGMIGGTAVQTFILVLKTVRCDWDKEASNANVRIQKWAKPAGSEVR